The DNA sequence AAGAAATTGGCAAAACGGACATCAAAAGCCCTATCTGTGATTCTGTAAGACCTTCACTTGCAAGAAATTGACTCAAAAGAGAGTAGGTTGCCATCGTTCCATAAACGAAAAACTCCAAGGCCATTAGATGTAGCTTCACGAAGATACCCCCTGATATGAGATGTGCAGAAAAATTCTAACACAAATAGTTCGTTTTTAGTACTTTTCGTTTCGGTTTAGAATATGTTGAAACCAGCAGAAGGATATGATAAAATAAATCTGGACTAATAAGGTAGAAAAAGGAGGTGAACCAATGCAGCATCTGAAAATAAAAATCTACACAACTCCTACATGTCCTTACTGTAGAAAGGCAAAAGAATACTTCAGATCTCTGGGACTGAAATTCAAAGAAGTCGATGTATCGAAAAACCCAAGAGAAGCTGAACTCATGGTAAAAAAGACCGGTCAAATGGGAGTTCCTGTGATTGAAATTGGGAACAAGATTGTTATAGGGTTTGACAAGGCAAAAATCGACAGGCTCTTAGGTATTTCCTGAGCACACTGAATCAATAAAAACGGGGGATTCCCCCGTTTTTTATGTGCGCTTTCGAGATCCCTGTATAAAACAAAGTCGTTATCTTAAAAGAAAAGTAAGTTCGTTCTTGCCAGGTCTGATTCTTACGGTAAAATGTTATCAAGAAATTTCAGAAACAACTTTAAAAAGGTTCTTGACGGATCAAAATCGTTTGTGGTATAACGTATTCTAGAAACCAGAAACGAGGGGGATACCCCCTCATTGTTTTTTTAATAAGCCCCTTTTCATCACTCTGAACATAACCTTCGCTTCTTCTGAGATCTTCTTTATGTCTCTTTTCAGTGAATCAGGTCTCCCCTGATATATCTTGAGAATGTAGCCTTCTTCGAATCCTTTAGAAAAACACCATAAGAGCTTGAATGCCATATCTTCAGTAACTTCGTCAGCGAGTTCCAAATTTTTCAGCTTTTTTCTGATAAAATCAAAGAAAATTCTTTGCGCGGCTTCAAGATATCTGAGAATTCTTCCCTGTAAATCCCGATCTACACTAACGAGTGTTATCAAAAAGTTGAACACTTCTGGATGTTCCGCACTGTATGTTATCTTCTTCTCCATCCACTTTTCCATAAATACAAAGATATCTTCGTCTTCGTGTTTTTGCATGAACTCTTCGAATTCCTTTCGTAATTTTTCCGAGACGAAGACATAAGTCTGATAGTACAGCTCCTTTTTTGTTCTGAAATAATGAAAAATCAACCCTTTTGCCACACCAGCTTTCTTTGCAATTTCGTCCGTTGTAGCATTCCTGAATCCTTTTTCTCCAAACACTTCCACAGCAGCTTTCAATATGAGCTCTTTCTTTGACAAAACAGTCCCTCCTTTATTACGTGAGAATATCTTTTCTGGAAAACACAAAAGGAGACAGAATTGCGAACACGAGATTCACCACAATGAAGTATAGAGCAAAGAACTCTGGAAGGCCATGTTTCACCACAAAAGAAGGGTCCGCGTATGAAAATGGTGTGAAATATTTCAGAAATTCTGCAGAATCAGCGAGCTTGGAAATCATGTTCAGAATGTAAAGTACAAAAACCATACCAAGCCCTAAAGACAGAGCATTGTCTGATTTCAATGTTCCCACAAAGAAGGAGATGTTCATCAGGGTGATGTGAAGAACGATCTGACTGAATGAAAACACCAGAAACCTGTCCAGTTCTATCGGGCCAGAACTGTAGATATTTGAGAAAATGTACAAACTAAAGAAAAGAAGTGCGTCGAACATTAGAACATGTGTCAGGGAGGAAAGAAGTTTTGAAAAGATGACCTCAGCACGTGTAACAGGCCTGGAAAGTAAAAACTCCATGGTTTTTTCTGTCTCTTCTTTTGAGATACTTCTCACCCCAACAAGGGACACAAACACCCCTCCAACCAGTGTGATATAAATGCTGGAAACCATGGCAAGATAATTCAGAATGTTGGAAAAATCCATGTCTTCTAAACCAAAGAGTTCCACGAAAGCCTTTGGCATCACTTTCATCCATCTTGTTATGAATTCGGTTTCTTTTGCCATACTTGGGTAGAAAGCGGCATACATAAATTGGAGGAGAATCAGAACGATAGTCCAGGCAAGCGTGTTTTTTAAATACCTTTTTAGATCCCATCTATAGATGTTCATTTTTCTCCCTCCCTGTAGTAAGAGATGAAAACTTCTTCAAGTGAAGGATCACTTATCCACAGATCTTCGGGTTTCACTTCGTTCAAGATCTGTAGAAGTTTCCCTGTAGTTCCAAAGTATAAAAACTCGATCGATCCGTTTTCTTCATTCAAATTCCTTACCTCCGGTAAATCTTTAAGGATAGAAAAGCTCTTTCCCCTGAGGCGTACGATCTTGTATTTTTCTTTCTTTAAATTCTCTACGCTCTCTATTTTTATTATTCTCCCTTCTTTTATCATTGCAACTCTGTCACATAATCGTTCCACTTCACTGAGGATATGGGAAGAGAAAAATATGGTGGTCCCTCTTTTTTTCTCTTCTCTCAGGATTTCAAAAAAGATATTTTGAACAAGTGGATCGAGTCCATTTGTCGGTTCGTCGAGAACGAGAAGTTTCGGCTTGTGCATAAGAACTTGCACGATCGCTACTTTCTTTTTGTTTCCCATTGAAAGCTCTTTGATCCTTTTTTTTACATCCAGATTGAGTATCTTACAGAGCTTCTTTGCATATCCCTTGTCGACGTCTCTATAAAATCTAGAAGAATACTCAAGGAGCTCTTCAACAGTTACCTCAGGATAAAAATTCACCTCTCCCGGTATATACCCGATGGATCTCTTGAGATTCTTTCCTTCTTTAAACACATCCTTTCCAAAAATCCTGACTCTGCCATCAGTTGGAAAGATGAGTCCAAGGAGGAGTCTTATGGTGGTGGTTTTTCCCGCGCCATTCGGTCCTATGAAACCAAATATTTCTCCTTCCTCCACAGAAAACGTCACACGCTCAATTCCCCTGTTTTTCCCGTAGTATTTGGTGAGATTTTCAGCCTCTATTACCGGCATAAACCCACCCTCCTTGACTGACTGGTCAATTACATTGTATCATATATTGACCAATGGGTCAATTTTTGTTCGAGATCTCTCCACTCTTAAACACAGCTCCGAGCGTGCGGTTATATAACGTGAATCCTACCTTCTACACCAACATCCTTTGGGAACTCACCGTTCCCAGACGTCTTGATTTTGCTAACTGCGAAAAAGAAGTATCTTTATCTACCACTCTGGAATCTGCAAAGAGAGAGTATAAACTCAAGGCCGAACTTAATTTCTATCCCATGATGCTTCCACAGTAGTCGATGAAAAGCCATATGTTGGGTTCTGCAGGGGCTGTCAGAGGATATGTCTTTCTGGGGCGATAAACTGTTCCGCGAAGGTGAAGAGTAATGAGTAGCCCTCTTGATATGTGCCTGTCAAGAAACATGCCCGTTGTTTCAGAAGATGAGTATTTTTAAAGCCCTGAACACCTCGAGAAGAGAAAAGTAGCGGATATTGCTGCAACACACCCACAGCTGTGCTCGATGATGTAAGTACGTCTCTAGAAGAGTTCCTGAAAGGCTCGGATGCAGAGAAACTCTACGCAGCTGGATATAACTTCGCGACGCAAAGAAAGGAGACTGTCTTCGAAGTGGCAGGTTTTTACAGACCAAAGCAAGAAGGTTTTAACATAAAGAGAGTGATACTAGTAAAACAAAAATTGTGGGTACATCCTGACCTCTGTGGAAGGTGTTATCACAATATCTTTTGGAGTGTAGATATAAACTGACCAGAAATACTCTTTGCCAGAGACTTTTATCATTGGAAGAGAGAAGAATGTCTTCGTTCCATCTTCCGTTGTTCCTTCAATTGTCAACGCGTAAACATTTTCAACGAAATCAGGCTTGTCGGCCAGACTCCAAGGAATAGCCCTGTTACTCAGCTCGCTCACAGAGACCACACTGTAGCTGGTGAGTGTAGCAGGTACTGTGAAATCATAGAGCAGTATTTCTCCACTGGAAAGGACCATATCTACAACTTCTGAGTCAGTTGCATCACTCTCTGGAACGTAGATGACCTCTCTCAAAAGATCGTAACTATCAGGATTGGTTTCTATGACGTTCATAGCTTGATCTATTAGCTCCTGTGCCTTCTGTTTGATCCCTTCTTGCACGAAGATACCTACAACTCCCGTACATCCAGCAAGGACTATCAAGAAAGCTACAACAGTGAACAACAAGCCTCTTCGCATAGAAAACACCTCCCCTGGTGGTTTAATCGATTATAACACATCTTTTGTTTTTTGTTATCAAAAGAGTAGAATACAGTTACTCATATCCGAGGAGGGATTTTTATGTGTAAAATGATCATTCTGGCTTTTCTCCTTCTCTCCTGTTGTCTGCCTGCCTACAAAATTGAAATTGAAGATTTCGAACTTTGGGATCGTGACGGACTGGTGAACACCATTTGGTGTGCAGTTAGCGTTAAAGATGGAGGTATTTTTGTAAGAAACTTGAAATTGAAGGATTTCGA is a window from the Thermotoga sp. genome containing:
- a CDS encoding glutaredoxin family protein, which translates into the protein MQHLKIKIYTTPTCPYCRKAKEYFRSLGLKFKEVDVSKNPREAELMVKKTGQMGVPVIEIGNKIVIGFDKAKIDRLLGIS
- a CDS encoding TetR/AcrR family transcriptional regulator — encoded protein: MSKKELILKAAVEVFGEKGFRNATTDEIAKKAGVAKGLIFHYFRTKKELYYQTYVFVSEKLRKEFEEFMQKHEDEDIFVFMEKWMEKKITYSAEHPEVFNFLITLVSVDRDLQGRILRYLEAAQRIFFDFIRKKLKNLELADEVTEDMAFKLLWCFSKGFEEGYILKIYQGRPDSLKRDIKKISEEAKVMFRVMKRGLLKKQ
- a CDS encoding ABC transporter permease subunit — translated: MNIYRWDLKRYLKNTLAWTIVLILLQFMYAAFYPSMAKETEFITRWMKVMPKAFVELFGLEDMDFSNILNYLAMVSSIYITLVGGVFVSLVGVRSISKEETEKTMEFLLSRPVTRAEVIFSKLLSSLTHVLMFDALLFFSLYIFSNIYSSGPIELDRFLVFSFSQIVLHITLMNISFFVGTLKSDNALSLGLGMVFVLYILNMISKLADSAEFLKYFTPFSYADPSFVVKHGLPEFFALYFIVVNLVFAILSPFVFSRKDILT
- a CDS encoding ABC transporter ATP-binding protein; translation: MPVIEAENLTKYYGKNRGIERVTFSVEEGEIFGFIGPNGAGKTTTIRLLLGLIFPTDGRVRIFGKDVFKEGKNLKRSIGYIPGEVNFYPEVTVEELLEYSSRFYRDVDKGYAKKLCKILNLDVKKRIKELSMGNKKKVAIVQVLMHKPKLLVLDEPTNGLDPLVQNIFFEILREEKKRGTTIFFSSHILSEVERLCDRVAMIKEGRIIKIESVENLKKEKYKIVRLRGKSFSILKDLPEVRNLNEENGSIEFLYFGTTGKLLQILNEVKPEDLWISDPSLEEVFISYYREGEK